Within Bdellovibrio bacteriovorus HD100, the genomic segment CGGGCAGGCGGTGTTGGTGAGACCGGATGCTTATATTGAATCAACGGTCTCGTTGGGTCGGGCTCGGGAGCTTCTGTCGTCTTTTATTTAGAGGTCTAAATCCAGTTCGTAGATGCCTCGGGCGGCGAGGACTTCCTGGGTGGAGTTTAGTTTTCTTACTTCGGTGAGTTCCCAGGAGTAGTAGCCGGGTTCCCATCTTGTGGCGCAGGCTGCGGGGATGTCTTTTTCTTCGAAGGGGCGGACGGATTTGATTTTTACGATTGCTACCGGGATGCCGATGTCGGTTTCGCCTTCGTTGAAGAGGAAGTTTTTGTTTTCTACGATGAGCAGGTCG encodes:
- a CDS encoding ASCH domain-containing protein, whose protein sequence is MKHKTLSIVHPNGTRIANGEKIIEVRRWLPPADLTGDLLIVENKNFLFNEGETDIGIPVAIVKIKSVRPFEEKDIPAACATRWEPGYYSWELTEVRKLNSTQEVLAARGIYELDLDL